CTAATTCCCGTTTACCCTTTAAAAACTTAATCAATAAACTCCTCAACTCATCCAGTTTCAAATCCTCTAAAGTAATATCGTATTTCAACCTTACTTTTCCACGTTGCTCTGGATTCATGGCATGATGGTGGAATAATATTGAAAAACTACATGCTGAAAGTATATTGTCATCTGCATCGGATTTTACAAACTTATTTGAAAATTCTTCAAAAATGTGGAAGGAGAGGAATTCATGTCCTTTAAACGATAAGTACTTCACATTGCGTTCATCATCATACTCATAATTCTTCTGATAAAATACTTTCCCAACATCATGAAATACTATCATCAGTCTTATAGCGTCACTTGGGTTTACACTCCATTCAAAAGGTATCTTCATCAAGTACCTGTAAATTCTTGAATTATTGAAATTGGATACTATCTTCATGCACTCATCTACATGATCAACCAACTTTTCCTTTACGGAAAATTCTGGACCTTCTTCATAATAGCTGTAAATGACATCTTTACTCATACTCTATCATTAACCCCCTTTCACCATCATAATCTGCGTTCAGAATGAATGCAAAGATACTTTCTTTGCTCATTATTCGTAGGAGATTTTCAATCCCCCTTACTGGATTTCTCAACTCCTTGACAATGTTTTCATCTAGTGGCTTAATACGAGTCATTGGACGCCCATGCTCATCTTCACGTGATTTGCAAATGCAACTTTTTATAAGTGATTTTTCAAGTAGTTTTGTGAAAGTATTAAAGGATATTGGGATTACCAGTTTCTGTAAATTCTCTAAATCATAATTTTCCCCTTCCGATATTAATGATTTTGGGATTATGGGTATTAGCATGGAGTCTCTAACAAAACTCCCATCTAACCTCATTAATTGTTTTAATGCTGAATATGACATAGCCTCCAAATCCAAACTAATTTTTAATAATGAAGTTACCTCTCTACTTTTAACTTTAAAATCACCTTCATGATATACCATATCCATTAAATCCTTATATCCAATCACATCCTTTGAAGATGGTACATGAAAGTTTATTCTCCCCTTACTCTTCGCATTAAGCAAAGAATCCAAAGTTCTCTTAGTTAAATCGTAATCGTAAACCTTATACTTCTCATTATTTTCTCCACTTTTCTTAAGATTATTTTGCTCATCTATTTCATACCATATTAGTAAAGCCCCCTTCTCTTCTCCTCCATACCTCAAAAACCTCCCCACCCTTTGTATTAATGAATTTATTGGTGCAATTTCAGTTATCATTAAATCAGACGATATGTCAATGCCAGCTTCAATGACTTGTGTAGAAACTATTATGTATCTGTCCAACTTCTTGTACTCCTTTAACTTTTCAATCTTCCTTTCCTTATCTTCCTCACAGAATTTTGCATGTAATAGTAGTTTAGGGACATTATTCATTTCAAGTGCGTCATAAAATGATATAGCATCTTTCACTGTGTTGAAAATCACTATCACCCTTTTACATGAACCCCCATTCATTTTGCTTTTAATGTAACTTTTAATGTAGCTTTCCTTATCCTCCCCTCTTAACCCCACAATTTCAATTTCGTAATTCTTATTCAACCTCTCATTCACAAATTCTTCATCAACACATTCCTTCCCAAATCTAATGAATCTCATCCTATTCATATGTTGCCTTAATTCTCTTTCCAAGACTTTTTCGAAAGCTGTGGGTATCGTCGCTGACATCAGAACTAATTTTTGATTATTCCTGATGGATAGATGGATTAATGCTACTAGGAAGTTAAGGGATTTTATTTCATCAGCAAGTAAGTGCACTTCGTCCAAAATTACATTTGACAGTGTTACGGATGCAACTGAGAAGAGATAGTGGCCGAGGGAACCCATGGAAGTTCCACTCCAATACTTAACAACTTTATCAAAATCTTCAGGTGAAAGTCCAAAGAGGGTGAAAGATAAAGTGTCAATTGTTGTTAAAGTTATTGGCTTTGATAGGTATCGTGAATCTGGATTATTCATGTACCTTTTACCAACAAGCATTGTACTTGCTAGCTTCTTATATTTGTCATATTGATCTTCAAGTAATGATCGTAATGGTAATGCAATTATTGATTTCAACTCCTCATTTATGCTGTATAGGGAGAGAGTTGCGGAAATTGTTGTTTTCCCATACCCTGTTGGAGCTTCTATTATAAAAACATCATATTTATCCCATGAGTTACATAACTCAGATATCACGTAATCTATGAACTTCCTCCTCTCTACAGTATCTCCAAAAAGCTTCTCCAATACTTCATTGTAAAATGGTTGCAAGTCAACCACTATACATACACTCCAATATTCTTTACAATTTTAATGTATTCACTTTCACCTTTCTCATTCTTAGTTTTCTCATGAGCATTATACAACTCCCTTATAAATTCAAACCATCCCTGAATATCGCCTAACATTACAAATCTATACATTGAATTCACCGCTGAAATCATATTTGAATAGACTGGATTATTTGGATCTGCAAGACTATTGAGTATAATGCTATTTGGTGATGAAAAAAGCCAATGTAAGTAGTTGATAAGATCCCTTGATCCTTTAAAGAATTTGGAAGCCACTTTTGAGAATGGGGATTCACTCAATATGGTTAATGGGATCTGCTCATATATCTTATAGATTTGTCCTTCAAGGGTAACTTTAAAGAGCGTGAATGAAATTTTGTCTATATTTTTCTCCCTAAGCAGTTTCTGAAGCTGAACGTTTAACGCCATTTCTGTGAGTAAAAGCTCATTATGTGGATTCTTCAATATTATGTTTCTAAGGGCACTTACAGCTTCATCTTTTATTTCGAAATAAATTTCAATCTGCTCTCTATTAGCCCCTCT
The genomic region above belongs to Candidatus Methanomethylicota archaeon and contains:
- the cas3 gene encoding CRISPR-associated helicase Cas3', with the protein product MVDLQPFYNEVLEKLFGDTVERRKFIDYVISELCNSWDKYDVFIIEAPTGYGKTTISATLSLYSINEELKSIIALPLRSLLEDQYDKYKKLASTMLVGKRYMNNPDSRYLSKPITLTTIDTLSFTLFGLSPEDFDKVVKYWSGTSMGSLGHYLFSVASVTLSNVILDEVHLLADEIKSLNFLVALIHLSIRNNQKLVLMSATIPTAFEKVLERELRQHMNRMRFIRFGKECVDEEFVNERLNKNYEIEIVGLRGEDKESYIKSYIKSKMNGGSCKRVIVIFNTVKDAISFYDALEMNNVPKLLLHAKFCEEDKERKIEKLKEYKKLDRYIIVSTQVIEAGIDISSDLMITEIAPINSLIQRVGRFLRYGGEEKGALLIWYEIDEQNNLKKSGENNEKYKVYDYDLTKRTLDSLLNAKSKGRINFHVPSSKDVIGYKDLMDMVYHEGDFKVKSREVTSLLKISLDLEAMSYSALKQLMRLDGSFVRDSMLIPIIPKSLISEGENYDLENLQKLVIPISFNTFTKLLEKSLIKSCICKSREDEHGRPMTRIKPLDENIVKELRNPVRGIENLLRIMSKESIFAFILNADYDGERGLMIEYE